In Pseudomonas grandcourensis, the DNA window AGGCACCGCGGATGAGTGCGCTGAAAAACTCCTGCCGTTCGTCAAACACCTGCTGATCACCGGCGGCCATGGCGACGAAACCGAAATCCACAATCGCCTGTACAGCCGCGACGGCCTGCGCGAAACCTTTACCTGCCAGCGTTTGCCGGGCAGTTATCACGGTTCCGGATGCACCCTGGCCAGTGCCCTGGCCGGTCGTCTGGCCCAGGGCGAAAACCTCGCCAGCGCCGTGCAGACCGCGCTTAACTACACGTGGCGCACCCTGCGTGATGCCGAGCAACTGGGCAAAGGCCAGTTCGTGCCGCGCCGCTTGCCACTGGATTTCTGTTCGTAACTTCTATTTGTATGCGGTGAGGCTTGTCCGATGAAACTACGTGGCCTGTACGCCATTACCGACAGCCATTTGCTGGACGGTAAGTTGCTCAAGTACGTGGAGGCGGCGCTGGAAGGCGGCGTCACCTTGCTGCAATACCGCGACAAGAGCAGCGACGAGGCCCGCCGCCTTCGTGAGGCCGAAGCCTTGCGCGGGCTGTGCGAACGCTACAAGACGCAGTTGATCATCAACGACGACGCCGAGTTGGCGGCACGCCTGAACGTGGGCGTGCACTTGGGCCAGACCGACGGCCCGCTGACACCGGCCCGTGCACTGCTCGGGCGCCAGGCGATCATCGGTTCAACCTGCCACGCACAGCTCGAACTGGCCGAACAGGCCGCCAAGGAAGGTGCCAGCTATGTCGCCTTCGGCCGCTTCTTCAATTCGAACACCAAGCCCGGCGCCCCGACCTGCAGCCTCGACCTGCTCGATCAGGCCCGCAAGCAGTTGCACTTGCCGATCTGCGCGATCGGCGGCATCACCCTGGATAACGCCGCCCCACTGGTGGCCCATGGCGTCGATCTGCTGGCGGTGGTGCATGGCCTGTTTGGCGCCGAGAGTGCGGCTGAAGTGACCCACCGCGCCCGCGCCTTCAACGAATTGTTTTCTATTTAAGCTTTAAATCTGATTTGAGAGCCCGATCATGTCTCGTTCCGAAACCCTGTTTGCCAATGCCCAGAAACACATTCCCGGTGGCGTGAACTCGCCGGTTCGCGCTTTCAAGAGCGTCGGCGGCACGCCGTTGTTCTTCAAGCACGCCGAAGGCGCCTATGTCACCGACGAAGATGACAAGCGTTATGTGGATTACGTCGGTTCCTGGGGTCCGATGATTCTCGGCCACAGCCACCCGGACGTACTGGACGCCGTGCGCAAACAGCTTGAGCACGGTCTGTCCTACGGCGCCCCGACCGAGATGGAAACGCAGATGGCCGACCTGGTCTGCTCCCTCGTGCCGTCGATGGAAATGGTGCGCATGGTCAGCTCCGGCACCGAAGCGACCATGAGCGCCATTCGCCTGGCCCGCGGCTTCACCGGCCGCGACAGCATCATCAAGTTCGAAGGCTGCTACCACGGTCACTCCGACAGCCTGCTGGTCAAGGCCGGCTCCGGCGCACTGACCCAGGGCGTACCGAGCTCGGCCGGTGTACCGGCGGCATTCGCCAAACACACCCTGACCCTGCCGTTCAACGACATCGACGCGGTAGAAACCATGCTCGCCGAAGTCGGCCAGGACGTAGCCTGCATCATCGTCGAGCCAGTGGCCGGCAACATGAACTGCGTGCCGCCGGCACCGGGCTTCCTCGAAGGCCTGCGGACCCTGTGCGACAAGCACGGCGTGGTGCTGATTTTCGACGAAGTGATGACCGGTTTCCGTGTCGCCCTCGGCGGCGCCCAGGCGTACTACGGCGTGACGCCGGACCTGACCACCTTCGGCAAGATCATTGGTGGCGGCATGCCGGTCGGCTGCTTCGGCGGCAAGCGCGAAATCATGCAGCGCATCGCCCCGCTGGGCCCGGTCTACCAGGCCGGTACGCTGTCCGGTAACCCGCTGGCGATGGCCGCAGGCCTGACCACCCTGCGCCTGATCAGCCGCCCGGGCTTCCACGCCGAGCTGACCGACTACACCACTCGCCTGCTCGACGGCCTGCAACAGCGCGCCGATGCGACGGGCATTCCGTTCGTGACCACTCAAGCGGGCGGGATGTTCGGCCTGTACTTCAGCGGTGCCGACGACATCGTCACCTTCGATGACGTCATGGCCAGCGACGCAGCCCTGTTCGGCCGCTTCTTCCACCTGATGCTCGAAGGTGGCGTGTACCTGGCACCGAGTGCATTCGAAGCCGGTTTCACGTCGATCGCCCACGGCGAGGCTGAACTGAAGCTGACCCTGGACGCCGCCGAGCGCGCCTTCGCGGCCTTGAAGTAACGCTCAAATGCTGACGCTGGCCCTTGCCAGCGTCAGCTTTCGCCTGCATTCCCAGGTTTTTTCCTGCTCATCTGCTGATAATCCCCTGCAAAGTGGGCGATAAATTTCCCGCGCAGCAGAAAAACGAGTAAAGACTTTGTAAGGTTGGCCCTGCTTATTTCATAATGCGCGCTTATTGGATCCCCTCGATGGGTCCGCGCGCCCTTCAGAGGTAAGTCGATTCCCATGAACCGCACCGGCCGCACCCTTGCACTGGGCTGCCTGTTGCTTCTTCAGCCCCTGCTCGCGCACGCACAAGCAGGCGGCAACTCGTTGTTAATCCCAGCGATGGGTCGCTGCACCCTCAATACCCAGCCGCAAGACCTGGAACAGGCCCTCGCCGCCTGCCAGAAAGCGTCGGAAGAAGGGGATGCGCAAGCGCAATACGAGTTGGGTGAGTTCTACTACGAAGGCAAAAACACGCCGCGCGACCTCAATCAAGCCCTGAGCTATTTCGAAAAAGCCTCGCTGCAAGGCCACGCCCAGGCACAATTCAAACTCGGGACCATGTTCTTCCACGGCGAAGGCGTGCCGGCCAATAACGTTCAGGCGTACATCCTGCTGAAAATGGCGGCGGTCAACGGCGCCGAAGATGCCCTGGACACCGCCGACGAAGTCACCGAAAAGATGCCCCGCGAAGAACTGGAGCTTGCGACCCAGGTGCTCGGGCAAATCTTCCGTAAATATTTGATGGAATTGCAGAGCGCTGACGGGCGTACGCCTTTCGCGCCTCTACCCTGACAGCGACTCGGTACCCTGTGGCGAGGGGGCTTGCCCCCGTTCGACTGCGCAGCAGTCGTAATTCAGCAATGCGGTTTATCTGAAAGAAAGCGGTGCCAGGTTTTAGGGCCGCTACGCTGCCCAACGGGGGCAAGCCCCCTCGCCACAAAAGCTCACTTCACTCCAACTTACTTCTCAGGCATCGGCATCGGGAACGGCATGACATTGCCGACCGCGCCACGGGCTTCGCTGATTTTCGGTGTTCCCATACGCTCGACTTCGTCGATGCGCACGATCGAATGCATCGGCACAAAACTGCGCACCACGCCTTCGAACTGAGCCTTGAGTTTTTCTTCGCTCGGATCGACGACCACTTGCGTGCGCTCGCCAAAGACGAACTCTTCCACTTCCAGAAAGCCCCACAGATCACTTTGATAGATCTGCTTGGCGTACATTTCGAACACCTGGCCCTGGTTGAGGAAAATCACCTTGTAGATTGGAGCTTCACGTTTGGTCATGGCAGGCGAGCAACACATCGGGGGATAAAAATGAGGGCGCGAACTATAGCATAGCCATCGGACGCGCAGCGGTAGGAACCACGGGACATGTTCCCTATAATGCGCGGTTCTTTGAATCACGTGATGACTCTCTCCATGGCCAAGAAGCTTTACATCGAAACCCACGGTTGCCAGATGAACGAGTACGACAGCTCGCGCATGGTCGATCTGCTGGGCGAACACCAGGCCCTGGAAGTCACCGCCCGCGCTGAAGACGCCGACGTGATTCTGCTCAACACCTGCTCGATCCGCGAGCGTGCCCAGGATCGCGTCTACTCCCAGCTCGGTCGCTGGCGCGAACTGAAGCTGGCCAACCCGGACATGGTGATCGCCGTCGGCGGTTGCGTGGCCAGCCAGGAAGGCGCAGCCATCCGCGATCGCGCACCGTACGTCGACGTGGTCTTCGGCCCGCAGACCCTGCACCGCCTACCGGAAATGATCGACGCCGCGCGCATCACCAAGCTGCCGCAAGTCGACGTCTCGTTCCCGGAAATCGAAAAGTTCGACCATTTGCCCGAGCCCCGCATCGACGGCCCGAGCGCTTACGTGTCAGTGATGGAAGGTTGCAGCAAGTACTGCACGTTCTGCGTGGTGCCCTACACCCGCGGCGAAGAGGTCAGCCGGCCGTTCGACGACGTGCTTGCCGAGATCATTCACCTGGCCGAAAACGGCGTGCGCGAAGTGACGCTGCTGGGGCAGAACGTCAACGGCTATCACGGGACGACTCATGATGGGCGCCTGGCCGACCTGGCCGAGCTGATCCGCGTGGTCGCTGCGGTCGACGGCATCGACCGCATCCGCTACACCACGTCGCACCCGCTGGAGTTCTCCGACAGCCTGATCCAGGCCCACGCCGACGTGCCGGAGCTGGTCAAGCACTTGCACTTGCCGGTGCAATCGGGCTCAGACCGCATCCTCGCCGCGATGAAGCGCAACCACACCGCGTTGGAATACAAATCCAAACTGCGCAAGCTGCGGGCCGCCGTGCCGGGGATCTGCATCAGCTCGGACTTCATCGTCGGCTTCCCGGGCGAAACCGAGAAGGACTTCGAGCAAACCATGAAGCTGATTGCCGACGTCGGCTTCGACTTTTCCTACTCGTTCGTCTACAGCCAACGCCCGGGCACACCGGCCGCCGACCTGGCCGATGACACCCCGGAAGAGCTGAAGAAAGAACGCCTGAATGCCTTGCAGCATCGTTTGAACCAGCAAGGTTTCGAGATCAGCCGACAAATGGTCGGTTCGATCCAGCGGATCCTGGTGACCGATTACTCGAAAAAAGACCCGGGCGAGCTGCAAGGCCGGACCGAGAATAATCGTATCGTCAACTTCCGCTGCGATAATCCGACCCTGATCGGCCAGTTCGCAGATGTGCACATCGATGCCGCGCAGCCGCACTCGCTACGGGGCTCGTTGATCCAGTAACACTGAAGATCCCTGTGGGAACGGGCTTGCTCGCGAATGCGGTCTGTCAGCTACATTATTGTCGACTGACACACCCTCTTCGCGAGCAAGCCCGCTCCCACAGGGACAGCGCCAGGCCAGTGAATTAACTTGGTCTGCATAAGAGCTTTCGCACCCACGCCACTGGCGCTATCCTTGATTCATCACTATTGCCCCAGGGCGGCTAAATACGACCTTGAACGCACCCATAGAACCACATCGTTTCATCCTCGAGCCTTTTGAAGCTCGTCGCTTCGCCAATCTGTGCGGGCAATTCGACGAGCATCTGCGCTTGATCGAACAGCGCCTGACCATCGAGATCCGCAATCGCGGAAACCAGTTCGAGCTGATCGGCGAACCCAAACACACCACCTCCGCGGAAAACCTCCTGCGCCGCCTGTACCGGGAAACCAAGGGTACCGAGCTGTCGCCGGACATGGTGCATCTGTTCCTCCAGGAATCGGCCGTCGAGCAGCTGGACAACCACTCCCCCGCCGAACCGTCCGTGGCCTTGCGCACCAAGAAAGGCATGATTCGCCCCCGTGGCTTGAATCAAGTGCGCTACGTGAAGGAAATCCTCGGTAACGATATCAACTTCGGCATCGGCCCGGCCGGTACCGGCAAGACCTACCTGGCCGTTGCCTGCGCGGTGGATGCACTGGAGCGCGAGCAGATTCGCCGCATCCTGCTGGTTCGTCCGGCGGTCGAAGCGGGTGAAAAACTCGGCTTCCTGCCCGGCGACCTGTCGCAAAAAATCGACCCGTACCTGCGCCCGCTCTACGACGCGCTCTACGAAATGCTCGGCTTCGAATACGTCGCCAAGCTGATCGAGCGCCAGGTGATCGAAGTCGCGCCGCTGGCCTACATGCGCGGCCGTACGCTGAACAACAGCTTCATCATTCTCGACGAAAGCCAGAACACCACGGTCGAGCAGATGAAGATGTTCCTGACCCGGATCGGCTTCGGTTCCACGGCCGTCATCACCGGGGACATCACCCAGGTCGACCTGCCGCGCGGCACCAAGTCCGGCCTGCACCATGTGATTGAAGTGCTCAAGGATGTGCCGGGGATCAGCTTCACCCATTTCCAGCCCAAGGACGTCGTGCGCCATCCACTGGTGCAGCGCATCGTCGAAGCCTACGAGCGCTTCGAAACCAAAGCGGCCGATGATGCCGCCGCCAAGGATAGCCGCCGCGATGCTTGAGCTTGACCTGCAAATCGCCACCGAAGCCAACGCCCCCAGCGAAGCCGAGTTCCGCCAGTGGTGCGAACTGGCTTTGCGCCAGCGCACCGCCGACTCGGAGATGACCATTCGTCTGGTCGACGAAGCCGAAGGACGCGAGCTGAACCACACCTGGCGGCAAAAGGATTACGCAACTAACGTCTTGTCATTCCCGGCCGACGTGCCGGATGAGTTCCTCGACATCCCGCTGCTGGGCGATC includes these proteins:
- the miaB gene encoding tRNA (N6-isopentenyl adenosine(37)-C2)-methylthiotransferase MiaB; the protein is MAKKLYIETHGCQMNEYDSSRMVDLLGEHQALEVTARAEDADVILLNTCSIRERAQDRVYSQLGRWRELKLANPDMVIAVGGCVASQEGAAIRDRAPYVDVVFGPQTLHRLPEMIDAARITKLPQVDVSFPEIEKFDHLPEPRIDGPSAYVSVMEGCSKYCTFCVVPYTRGEEVSRPFDDVLAEIIHLAENGVREVTLLGQNVNGYHGTTHDGRLADLAELIRVVAAVDGIDRIRYTTSHPLEFSDSLIQAHADVPELVKHLHLPVQSGSDRILAAMKRNHTALEYKSKLRKLRAAVPGICISSDFIVGFPGETEKDFEQTMKLIADVGFDFSYSFVYSQRPGTPAADLADDTPEELKKERLNALQHRLNQQGFEISRQMVGSIQRILVTDYSKKDPGELQGRTENNRIVNFRCDNPTLIGQFADVHIDAAQPHSLRGSLIQ
- the hemL gene encoding glutamate-1-semialdehyde 2,1-aminomutase produces the protein MSRSETLFANAQKHIPGGVNSPVRAFKSVGGTPLFFKHAEGAYVTDEDDKRYVDYVGSWGPMILGHSHPDVLDAVRKQLEHGLSYGAPTEMETQMADLVCSLVPSMEMVRMVSSGTEATMSAIRLARGFTGRDSIIKFEGCYHGHSDSLLVKAGSGALTQGVPSSAGVPAAFAKHTLTLPFNDIDAVETMLAEVGQDVACIIVEPVAGNMNCVPPAPGFLEGLRTLCDKHGVVLIFDEVMTGFRVALGGAQAYYGVTPDLTTFGKIIGGGMPVGCFGGKREIMQRIAPLGPVYQAGTLSGNPLAMAAGLTTLRLISRPGFHAELTDYTTRLLDGLQQRADATGIPFVTTQAGGMFGLYFSGADDIVTFDDVMASDAALFGRFFHLMLEGGVYLAPSAFEAGFTSIAHGEAELKLTLDAAERAFAALK
- the thiE gene encoding thiamine phosphate synthase yields the protein MKLRGLYAITDSHLLDGKLLKYVEAALEGGVTLLQYRDKSSDEARRLREAEALRGLCERYKTQLIINDDAELAARLNVGVHLGQTDGPLTPARALLGRQAIIGSTCHAQLELAEQAAKEGASYVAFGRFFNSNTKPGAPTCSLDLLDQARKQLHLPICAIGGITLDNAAPLVAHGVDLLAVVHGLFGAESAAEVTHRARAFNELFSI
- a CDS encoding tetratricopeptide repeat protein; the encoded protein is MNRTGRTLALGCLLLLQPLLAHAQAGGNSLLIPAMGRCTLNTQPQDLEQALAACQKASEEGDAQAQYELGEFYYEGKNTPRDLNQALSYFEKASLQGHAQAQFKLGTMFFHGEGVPANNVQAYILLKMAAVNGAEDALDTADEVTEKMPREELELATQVLGQIFRKYLMELQSADGRTPFAPLP
- a CDS encoding DUF1820 family protein; its protein translation is MTKREAPIYKVIFLNQGQVFEMYAKQIYQSDLWGFLEVEEFVFGERTQVVVDPSEEKLKAQFEGVVRSFVPMHSIVRIDEVERMGTPKISEARGAVGNVMPFPMPMPEK
- a CDS encoding PhoH family protein is translated as MNAPIEPHRFILEPFEARRFANLCGQFDEHLRLIEQRLTIEIRNRGNQFELIGEPKHTTSAENLLRRLYRETKGTELSPDMVHLFLQESAVEQLDNHSPAEPSVALRTKKGMIRPRGLNQVRYVKEILGNDINFGIGPAGTGKTYLAVACAVDALEREQIRRILLVRPAVEAGEKLGFLPGDLSQKIDPYLRPLYDALYEMLGFEYVAKLIERQVIEVAPLAYMRGRTLNNSFIILDESQNTTVEQMKMFLTRIGFGSTAVITGDITQVDLPRGTKSGLHHVIEVLKDVPGISFTHFQPKDVVRHPLVQRIVEAYERFETKAADDAAAKDSRRDA
- the ybeY gene encoding rRNA maturation RNase YbeY, with translation MLELDLQIATEANAPSEAEFRQWCELALRQRTADSEMTIRLVDEAEGRELNHTWRQKDYATNVLSFPADVPDEFLDIPLLGDLVICVAVVEREAAEQGKALKAHWAHLVIHGCLHLLGYDHIDDEEAEEMEALERTLLAELGFPDPYADDETDASPTETTKDSE